The following is a genomic window from Photobacterium sp. GJ3.
TCGGGACGACAATGAAGCAGATTTCCACGAAGTCGATGAAAAAGCCCAGGATCAGAATGATCAGCATGGTCAGAATCAGGAAGCTCCATTGCTCGCCGGGCAATGCCATCATCCATTCTTCAACCAGATAATCCCCGCCAGTATAAGTGAAGGCCATTGAAAACGCAGTTGCCCCCAGCAATATTCCGAAGACCATGGCTGTGACTTTGACGGTTTCAAACGCGCTGTCATACAGCATCTTCCAGGAAAACTGACGATAAAGCAGAGACAGCAAGACGGCACCCATACCGCCGAGCGCAGCAGATTCTGTGGGGGTGGCAATTCCCGCGAAGATGGAACCCAGTACAACAATGATCAGGGCCAGCGGGGGAATCACTGCCTTCAGCGCGGTCATGACTTCCTGCTGGCGGGATTGGGTCGGATCTCTTTCCATCGGCTGTGTGGCGTCCGGGTTCATCCAGCTGTAGATCATGATGTAAACAATATACGCCAGCACCAGTACAAGGCCTGGCCAGACGGCCGCCTGAAACAAATCGCCGACCGGGATACCCAGGACATCACCTAAAAGAATCAGCACGATTGACGGGGGAATAATTTGCCCCAGGGTTCCTGAAGCACAAATGGTGCCGGTTGCCAGCCCTTTGCTGTACTGATACTTCATCATAACCGGCAGTGAAATTAATCCCATCGCGACAACAGACGCACCGACAACCCCCGTTGAAGCAGCCAGCAGCGAGCCGACCAGCACCGTTGAAATCGCCAACCCGCCGCGAACACTGCCAAACAGTTTGCCCATGGATTCCAGCAATTGTTCAGCCAGACGGGTTTTCTGCAGCACCAGTCCCATAAACACAAAAAGCGGCACTGCCATCAGCACAGTGTTTTGCATGATGCTCATGATCCGGAAAGGCATGAATGCGAAAATATCCGGACCTTCGGCCCAAAGTCCAAACAGGAGCGCAATGCCACCGAAGGTAAATGCGACCGGGAAGCCCAGCAGTAGGGCAAACAGGGCCACGATGAACATGATAATACCAACCACGGAATACTCCTTATTTATCGTGGAACAGGCTTGGGTTAACCAGGCGGTTGATGTTGTGCAGGATCATCCCGATCCCAGAGATTGCCATGAACAGAAATGACACCGGGATCAGGCTTTTGATCAGCCACCGGTGAGGCAGGCCGCCGGGGTCACCACTGGATTCGCCCAGCGCGTAGGATTCTTTGGCATAGTCGAGGCCATACCAGAACACGAGCAGACAAAAAGGCAGCAGAAATAAGACGGTTCCCAGCAGATCGATTAACGCTCGCGTTTTCAGGCTGAATCTTTCGTAAAACACATCCACCCGAACGTGTCCGCCTGCTTTCAGCGCATAAGGAACGCCCAGCAGGAACACCGCAGAAAACAGGTGCCATTCCATTTCCTGCATGGCAATCGAGACATTGTTAAAGACATAACGCATCACAACGTCGTAAAAGACATTCAGCATCAGCAAAATAAATAAGGTACTGGCTATCCAGCCAAGCAAATCGGAAAACCGGTTCAGGATTTTCTCAAGGGCAAAAAGGCTTCGCATAGAGACTCCGTCGCGAGGCAGCATGGAAGAAAAATACGCCGGATTGTCCGGCGTATGGGGTTGGATTATTCCTGTTCGGCCTGACTGTCGAGATAGGCTTTATCAGCAATCAGCGTCCATTCACGGGCTTTCTTCAGATAAGCCGCTTGAGACTCCAGGATTTCTTTTGCCAGCGGATCATTTTTGGCCTGCTCGGCAAGCAACTCATCGTTGGCTTTGCGAATGGCTGCCATGACTTCATCCGGGAAATTCATCACTTTGATATCCGGATACTCTTCTTTCATGGTTGACCAGTTCTCTGCACTGGCATGGGTATTCTGGATATACATGTCATAGGCAGACAGTCGCATTGCCACACGCAGAATTTCCTGTAAATCGGCAGGCAGGCGATCCCAGGAACGCTTGTTCACCAGAAATTGCAGTTCGGTTGCTGGCTCATGCCATCCGGTATAGTAGAACGGAGCAATTTTGTGGAAACCCATGCGTAAATCCAGCCCCGGACCGACCCATTCCAGTGCATCGATGGTGCGGCGTTCCAGCGCAGTATAGAGCTCACCGGGTGCAATATTGGTCGGGCTCGCACCCAATTTGGCTAGAACTTCGCCCGCGAAACCCGGAATCCGGATCTTCAGGCCTTTCAGATCATCCACGGTTTTGATTTCTTTCTGAAACCAGCCGCCCATCTGGACGCCGGTATTCCCACCGGGAAATGACAACAGGTTATGCGGCCCATAGACTTTTTCCATGAGCGCCATGCCACCACCATGGTAGAACCAGGCATATTGCTCTGCCGCAACCATACCAAAGGGCATGGTTGTGAAATAAAGGGTGTTCGGTACTTTGCCTTTCCAGTAATACGATGCGGAGTGGCCGATGTCGTACTGGCCAGCTTTCACCATGTCGAACACGCCGAGTGGCGCTTTATGTTTGTTGGCGGAGTCGATGCGGATCTGCAGTCGCCCGTTGGACATTTCCTCGGCCATTTTGGCCATGGATTTCGTGGTGTCGCCGAAAATCGGAAAGTTTGCGCCCCAGGTTTCAGCCAGTTTCAGGCGATAGACTTTTTCAGCTGAATAAGCAGCGGTACTTGAAAGTAAAACAGCAACTGCGCCGGCGGCAACCAGCGCGTTGCGTACAGTGCGTTTTACTAAACTCATGTTTCACGTCCTCATGATTATTGTGATATTGGGGATATAACCCTCTGCAATCAAAGCATTGAACAAAGCATAGGCGGGAACAAGCGCAATAACACGGAGTTGATTTGATTGTTGGTGAGGCGAATTCTCGACCAAGGTATTAGGTAGATCTACTGAGTGTCTCGGCAATGTATGTCTAATATTTTGTTTTTTATTGCTTTATTCAGAGTGGCATGAGGCGGATTTTGCGGCGTTTACGGAGTAAGACTTTTTGCTGATAATGTTCATTAAATGTATCGATTGTGAGTTGGCTCACTGAGGCTGGCTTGTGTCAGAACTCAGAAACGGCGAGAGCCCGTCAACTGGCGTTCTGCAGGCAAACCCGTTAGTATCTCGGTATGTCTATTTTTTCACCAATATCAGGCGGAGGCAGGGGTGGAGCAGTTAGAATTCTTTATCATCCCCAGTCCGTGTATTGGGGTCTGTCAGGTGAACAATCGCGGCTACTGTAAAGGCTGTCTGAGAAGCCGGGAAGAGCGTTTTCACTGGCAGGGAATGAGTAATGATCAGAAGCGGCATGTGATCAAACTGTGCCGGCAACGTTATCAGCGAATCAAGCGGCGTCAGCGCGAATTAGATGCCCAGGCTGCACAACAGGCTGAAAATCCACAACAAAGCTTGTTTTAAAAGGTACAAAAAAAGCGCCCAGAGGGCGCTTTTCTTTCAGCGTTTCCGCCAATCCACAATTAGATGCGGATGAAGTCCATGTGCTGAACTTTTGGCTTGAACGGGTGACGCTGGATGTCTTGAGGCTTCACGTTCACTTCTTTGCCGTCGATAACCAGAGTGATTGCTTCGTAGAAACCAGCTTTATCCATTTGGTTGATCACGTCATCGTGGTTCAGTTCGATAGAAACTGGTGCTTCTTCGCCACCGTAGATGATTGCAGGGAACTTGTTAGTGTGACGCAGGCGGCGGCTCGCACCTTTACCCAGGTCAGAACGTACTTGTGCTTCAAATTTCATGATGCTTACTCTTTATTGAGTGAATGAAAAAGGTATTCCGTAATGCGACCTTACCGAATACCGTCAAATCGAGCGCGGATACTAACACCCCGAATCTCCCCAGACAAGCAGATTTCCCGAAAACATCCCAAATCAGCGAAAAAATAAGCGGTTGCACGAATTGAGGTGTGATCAATGCTTTTTTTGGATATGCAATGATATTGGTCAAACGGGTTTCATCATTCGGACGGAGTTCCAAAATAATCGTGTAACTGTGATACAAATAACATTGAGATTGATAGTAATTCTCATTTTCTTTTGTATAATCCATGCCAATGACAAATTTTACTGATAAAGAAATTGATAGCAGGGATTATGAACCACAAACAATTATCACTGATTGCCAGTGCTGTGCTGCTGGCCCTTTCTCCTTCATTGCAGGCCCAGGAAGCGTCTCGCCAAGCCGATGAAACCATCATTGTCTCTGCTTCAAGACTTGAAGCGACACAGCAGGAAAAAACACGTTCAATTGATGTCGTTGACCTGAAACAACTGGACGAAACACAGCCGAACTCGGTGGCAGAGGCGTTGAAGTTTGAGCCGAATATTTCAATTGCCGGTGGAAATGTGCCAGGAAATCAATCGGTGAATATCCGGGGTCTGGAAGGGAATAAAATCCTTCAAATCGTCGACGGTAATCGTCAGAACTTTGATTATGACCATCGCCCGTCTTACTTCCTTGATCCTTCACTGCTCAGCAAAATTCAGGTCATTAAAGGGCCAATCAGTTCTCTCTATGGTTCAGGTGCGATTGGTGGGGTTGTTGTCCAGAATACGATTAACGCCACAGACCTTGTGGATGGCGAGGGGCTGGGGGGGCGTATCAAAACGGGCTATCAGGATAATGGCGATGTCTGGACCAATACGGCTGCAATCGCGCAGCAGGCAGGCCGTATCGATTGGTTAGTGGCGGGCAGCGTTCGGGATACGGGCGTGATGGAGCAGGGCAACGGTTATCAGCTGTATGGCACCGAGTCGACTGATTCCACAGGACTTGCGAAATTGAACTGGCAGGCGAATGATGCGAATCGTCTGGGTTTCAGTCTGCGTTACTCTGATCGTGACGGCCATCCACCAGTCGTCGGGACCACTGATCCAGCGGCAGTAAATACCTTAATTGACCGTGCAACTGAAGATCACAATGTATCGCTGAGTTATCAATTCAATCCTGCCAATGCGCTGATTCATCTGGATACGCGTGTTTATTACAATCAGACAGAAATCTCAGAAACGGCCGCCACAGGAACGGGCAAAGACCTGAGTAAAATCAAAACGACAGGTTTCAGTGCGACGAATCAGTCTGATCTGGGAGCGCTTCAAATTTACACAGGTGTTGACGGCTATCAGGATAAACTGAATGCAAAACGTGGCAATGGCGAGCAAGGCCGTCCGACACCGCCTGATGGTGCCAAAACAACAACACTGGGTGCTTTTGCTTATGTGAATTATGCGCTGACAGATACGATTGGTCTGGATGCCGGTGTGCGTTATGACACGTTCAAAGCAGAAGCCGATGGCCAGCAAGATAATGATGAATCGGCGGTTTCGCCATCCGCAGGTATCAGCTGGCAGGCTGCATCCTGGATGCAGTGGTCGCTGCGCTATGATGAAGCTTTCCGTGCCCCGACCACGACTGAACTTTACATGGATGGCACACACTTCACCATGTTCAGTATTCCTGGGATTGGCCCGGTAACGAATACCTTTATTCCAAATCCGGATCTGAAACCGGAGAAAGCTCAGAATATTGAACTGAAGGGCCAGTTTGATTTTGAAAATCTGATTGCTGAAGACAGACTGAGCCTGACGGCAGCGGTTTTCCGCAATGAAGTGGAAGACTTTATCAATTATGAGGTGATTGCTCCAACGGAAGCGGCGATGATGGGCTGTATCATGGGCAGTGGCTCAGGCATTGGTTGTGCTGGAACAAGCCGCTCAGTGAATGTTGATCGGGCTGAATTGAAAGGTTACGAACTGTCTGCTGCGTATCAGATCGCGAATCTGACAGCGGGTGTTTCTTATGGCCAGACCCGTGGTAAAGATAAATCCGATGGTTCCTGGCTGAATAATGTACCGGCTGATAAGTGGGTTGCGCAATTGGAATATGCTCTTTGGCAGATTGACACCAATGTTGGTACAAGAGCGCTGTTTGCGAGTGAGCAGGATCGTGTTTCCGGAAACGAGACTTACGACAGTTATAATACAGTCGATTTCTATGCAACATGGGAGCCGCTTTCCAATCTGGATGGTCTGAAAGTTGACTTTACCGTTGCGAATGCCTTTGATGAGAATTATCGCATTGCATGGAATGAGGTGTATCAGCCGGGACGTTCTTTCCGTTTGTCGGCGCAGTACACCTTTTAATAAACGCTGAAAGCAACATTAAAAATTTAGCCGCACGAGAGTGCGGCTTTTTTCTTTCTGAATCATCAGAGTTACTGTTTGTACTGATCCAAATCGAACAACTTATCCCGGATTGCCCAGAAGCGGCCGCTTTTGCGGGCGATAATGATTTCCGGCGGGCGAAGCCGGTGTTCGTTGCTGGCCACTTTGGTGGGGGCTGTCTCGGTAAAGGGCCGATGGCGGTCTACCAGATGCGGATTGATAAATTTCTTCAGGAATTCGGATTTCTGAGTTTTGTTCGTCAGTTGCCAGGTTTCACTGATCTGGCCGTCCTCTTCACTGAAATAGGTGACTTTCAACTGGGGTTTCCCGTATTGGTTTTTACCCGGCTCAAGCTGCATGTCGGTACATTTCATGATCATGGCGTCTTTGAGCTTGAGTGCATCCCGCAGCTTTTTGTCCGGATCGACCATTACCGCGTCGCACTGATGACAGCGCCGTGCCGCAATATCGTTGTCTGCACCGCATTCTTCACAGTATTTGGCCCGGAAACGGTAACCACATTCTTCCCGTTCACCCGTGTCATCGTCTTCAAAATAGCCCTGACAGCGGCGACCATAATGTTCGATCAGAAATCCAGCCGGATCGAGTTTGCCCCAGAAGCTGTTTTTAAAACCACAGGCCGGGCAGGGCACCATAATCACTTCGCTGGTGCTGTCCGGTTTAGGGTCGCCGACTTCCGGCTGATAGAGGTCATAACAGTTCCCGGCATATTCCAGCACCAGACAATCGGTTTTCCCTTCAGATAAACGCAAACCACGGCCCACAATCTGCTGATACAGGCTGATGGACTCGGTCGGACGCAGGATAGCAATCAGATCGACATGAGGGGCATCGAATCCCGTGGTGAGTACAGAGACATTGACCAGAAATTTGATCTGCTGGTTCTTGAATTCGGTGATGATCCTGTCCCGCTCTTCCAGCGGGGTATCTCCGACAACCAGTGCCGCTTCTTCGCCCGACAGATAGCCCATAATTTCTTTGGCATGATTCACTGTGGAGGCGAAGATCATCACGCCTTTGCGATCTGTTGCGTAATCAATGACCTGCTCAATAATCATGGGCGTCGCGCGTGCGGATTTGGCAATCACGGCGTCCAGATCCGCTTCGCGGTAATGACCATGATTGGCCGGTTTCAGGCTGGAAAAATCGTAGCCAATCACCGCCATATCCATCACTTTGGGTTCGGTCAGAAACCCTTCATCCAGCAGATAGCGGATCGGCAGTTCAAAAATGCAGTCCCGGAAGAAGCGGTCCTGCTCCGTACGGACCTGACCGCGCGTGTGATATTTGTAGATCCAGCCCATACCCAGCCGATAGGGTGTTGCGGTGAGCCCCAGAATCTTGATACCGGCATTGATGGCCTGAAGGTGTTGGATGACACGCTGATAAGCACTGTTCTCATCGTCCGGCACCCGGTGACATTCGTCGATGACCAGCAGAGAAAACTCTGCATCAAACTGATCCAGGCTGTTAACCATGGACTGCACCGAGGCAAACACCACCTGCTGATCGGTTTCTTTCCGCCCTAATCCGGCAGAAAAAATCGAAGCTTTTAAGCCGTAACTTTCATACTTGGCATGATTTTGCTCGACCAGTTCTTTCACGTGCGTCAGCACCAGTACCCGGCCCCGGGCAATCCGGGCCAGCTCGGCAATGACCAGGCTTTTTCCGGCACCGGTTGGCAGCGCCAGCACTGCTGGTGTGCTGTGTTTACGGAAATAGTGCACTGTGGCTTTCACACAGTCTTGCTGATAAGGACGCAGGGTATACATGGATTAGACTTGATTGATGAACAGCGCAGAGGAGTGTAACGGCTTTGAACTGTGGGAGACAAGTCTTGGTGCGACGGGTGTCATCAGGGCTCGTTGTGCAGAGCCCTGTGTTGATGTCGGATTCAGGACGCCATATTCAGTGGCAATTTTGTCGGTTTGATGGTTTTGGTCATCATGCAGAACTGACGGCGCGGGATAAAGTCATGTCTCTCATAGAAACTCCGCGCACCTTTGTTCCCGATATTGACCTCCAGTGTCAGTGCATGCACACCGGCTTCGGCGCAATGCGCTTCAATTTGTGGCATCAGCTCGGTCCCGATGCCTTGCTGACGCCATTCTGGTTTGAGATAAAACTGGTCGATCAGTGCGATACGGCCGCCGTGTTCCAGGCTGAAGCTGTAGCTGAGGATGATGTGACCGGCAATCATGGTGTTATCGCCGTCTTTTACTTCGATAAACCAGGCTTGCCCCAGCTCAGCGTTAT
Proteins encoded in this region:
- a CDS encoding TRAP transporter small permease subunit, translating into MRSLFALEKILNRFSDLLGWIASTLFILLMLNVFYDVVMRYVFNNVSIAMQEMEWHLFSAVFLLGVPYALKAGGHVRVDVFYERFSLKTRALIDLLGTVLFLLPFCLLVFWYGLDYAKESYALGESSGDPGGLPHRWLIKSLIPVSFLFMAISGIGMILHNINRLVNPSLFHDK
- a CDS encoding TRAP transporter substrate-binding protein, whose translation is MSLVKRTVRNALVAAGAVAVLLSSTAAYSAEKVYRLKLAETWGANFPIFGDTTKSMAKMAEEMSNGRLQIRIDSANKHKAPLGVFDMVKAGQYDIGHSASYYWKGKVPNTLYFTTMPFGMVAAEQYAWFYHGGGMALMEKVYGPHNLLSFPGGNTGVQMGGWFQKEIKTVDDLKGLKIRIPGFAGEVLAKLGASPTNIAPGELYTALERRTIDALEWVGPGLDLRMGFHKIAPFYYTGWHEPATELQFLVNKRSWDRLPADLQEILRVAMRLSAYDMYIQNTHASAENWSTMKEEYPDIKVMNFPDEVMAAIRKANDELLAEQAKNDPLAKEILESQAAYLKKAREWTLIADKAYLDSQAEQE
- a CDS encoding DUF1289 domain-containing protein, with translation MEQLEFFIIPSPCIGVCQVNNRGYCKGCLRSREERFHWQGMSNDQKRHVIKLCRQRYQRIKRRQRELDAQAAQQAENPQQSLF
- the rplY gene encoding 50S ribosomal protein L25: MKFEAQVRSDLGKGASRRLRHTNKFPAIIYGGEEAPVSIELNHDDVINQMDKAGFYEAITLVIDGKEVNVKPQDIQRHPFKPKVQHMDFIRI
- a CDS encoding TonB-dependent hemoglobin/transferrin/lactoferrin family receptor, with translation MNHKQLSLIASAVLLALSPSLQAQEASRQADETIIVSASRLEATQQEKTRSIDVVDLKQLDETQPNSVAEALKFEPNISIAGGNVPGNQSVNIRGLEGNKILQIVDGNRQNFDYDHRPSYFLDPSLLSKIQVIKGPISSLYGSGAIGGVVVQNTINATDLVDGEGLGGRIKTGYQDNGDVWTNTAAIAQQAGRIDWLVAGSVRDTGVMEQGNGYQLYGTESTDSTGLAKLNWQANDANRLGFSLRYSDRDGHPPVVGTTDPAAVNTLIDRATEDHNVSLSYQFNPANALIHLDTRVYYNQTEISETAATGTGKDLSKIKTTGFSATNQSDLGALQIYTGVDGYQDKLNAKRGNGEQGRPTPPDGAKTTTLGAFAYVNYALTDTIGLDAGVRYDTFKAEADGQQDNDESAVSPSAGISWQAASWMQWSLRYDEAFRAPTTTELYMDGTHFTMFSIPGIGPVTNTFIPNPDLKPEKAQNIELKGQFDFENLIAEDRLSLTAAVFRNEVEDFINYEVIAPTEAAMMGCIMGSGSGIGCAGTSRSVNVDRAELKGYELSAAYQIANLTAGVSYGQTRGKDKSDGSWLNNVPADKWVAQLEYALWQIDTNVGTRALFASEQDRVSGNETYDSYNTVDFYATWEPLSNLDGLKVDFTVANAFDENYRIAWNEVYQPGRSFRLSAQYTF
- a CDS encoding DEAD/DEAH box helicase, translated to MYTLRPYQQDCVKATVHYFRKHSTPAVLALPTGAGKSLVIAELARIARGRVLVLTHVKELVEQNHAKYESYGLKASIFSAGLGRKETDQQVVFASVQSMVNSLDQFDAEFSLLVIDECHRVPDDENSAYQRVIQHLQAINAGIKILGLTATPYRLGMGWIYKYHTRGQVRTEQDRFFRDCIFELPIRYLLDEGFLTEPKVMDMAVIGYDFSSLKPANHGHYREADLDAVIAKSARATPMIIEQVIDYATDRKGVMIFASTVNHAKEIMGYLSGEEAALVVGDTPLEERDRIITEFKNQQIKFLVNVSVLTTGFDAPHVDLIAILRPTESISLYQQIVGRGLRLSEGKTDCLVLEYAGNCYDLYQPEVGDPKPDSTSEVIMVPCPACGFKNSFWGKLDPAGFLIEHYGRRCQGYFEDDDTGEREECGYRFRAKYCEECGADNDIAARRCHQCDAVMVDPDKKLRDALKLKDAMIMKCTDMQLEPGKNQYGKPQLKVTYFSEEDGQISETWQLTNKTQKSEFLKKFINPHLVDRHRPFTETAPTKVASNEHRLRPPEIIIARKSGRFWAIRDKLFDLDQYKQ
- a CDS encoding N-acetyltransferase gives rise to the protein MNISLVAPSLSSVDMLLTLVGELFEYEVLPQKREQTTQAVHQILNNAELGQAWFIEVKDGDNTMIAGHIILSYSFSLEHGGRIALIDQFYLKPEWRQQGIGTELMPQIEAHCAEAGVHALTLEVNIGNKGARSFYERHDFIPRRQFCMMTKTIKPTKLPLNMAS